In one window of Posidoniimonas corsicana DNA:
- a CDS encoding type II secretion system F family protein has translation MLLLAVISTTLLTKLAIFGAVAAGMWGLFEFFGNGGNARTAERLAELSDPRTRNSDNKRDSSMSKLLQSASPKLAAPLQPKTDEEAGKLKTRLQHAGFRGETATSVFLGMKFLCLVVGFVLTGGSMAVLKGLTQEAGMITIAVSGLMFYLPDVVVYFIKKSRQDQIFYGLPDALDLMVVCVEAGLGLDQAMRKVSEEMAKSYPVLAEEFGLCNLHLQMGRARNDVLHDLGQRTGVDDLKALSAILIQADKFGSSVAQALRVQSDSMRTRRSQMAEEKAAKTAVKLIFPLVIFIFPAIFVVLVGPAAITMINEMFPAMQAK, from the coding sequence ATGCTTCTACTCGCCGTCATCAGCACCACGCTCCTGACCAAGCTCGCTATCTTCGGCGCCGTCGCCGCGGGCATGTGGGGGCTGTTCGAATTCTTCGGCAACGGGGGCAACGCCCGCACGGCGGAACGGCTGGCGGAGCTGAGCGACCCTCGCACCCGCAACAGCGACAACAAACGCGACTCGTCGATGTCGAAGCTGCTGCAGTCCGCTTCGCCCAAGCTGGCGGCGCCGTTGCAGCCCAAGACCGACGAGGAGGCCGGCAAGCTCAAGACGCGGCTGCAGCACGCTGGCTTCCGCGGGGAGACCGCCACCAGCGTGTTCCTCGGCATGAAGTTCCTGTGCCTGGTGGTCGGCTTCGTGCTGACCGGCGGGTCGATGGCGGTGCTCAAGGGGCTGACGCAAGAGGCCGGCATGATCACCATCGCGGTGTCGGGCCTGATGTTCTACCTGCCGGACGTCGTGGTCTACTTCATCAAGAAGAGCCGCCAGGACCAGATATTCTATGGGCTCCCCGACGCGCTTGACCTGATGGTCGTTTGTGTTGAGGCCGGCCTTGGCCTCGACCAGGCGATGCGCAAGGTGAGCGAGGAGATGGCCAAGTCGTACCCGGTGCTGGCCGAGGAGTTCGGCCTTTGCAACCTTCACCTCCAGATGGGCCGCGCCCGCAACGACGTTCTCCACGACCTCGGTCAGCGGACCGGCGTCGACGATCTCAAGGCCCTCTCAGCGATTCTCATCCAGGCCGACAAGTTCGGCTCGAGCGTCGCCCAGGCGCTGCGGGTGCAGAGTGACTCGATGCGGACCAGGCGGAGCCAGATGGCCGAGGAGAAGGCGGCCAAGACCGCTGTGAAGCTCATCTTCCCGCTGGTTATCTTCATTTTCCCGGCGATCTTCGTGGTGCTTGTTGGCCCGGCCGCGATCACCATGATCAACGAGATGTTCCCCGCGATGCAGGCGAAGTAG